DNA sequence from the Gouania willdenowi chromosome 21, fGouWil2.1, whole genome shotgun sequence genome:
CTGTGACGTGAATAAATCTGTTGACTTGTAATTATTGATACCGTACATGACACATGTACATGAATTATTTGATCATAAGatttaattgattaatcaaatttgtaaacaaaaactatttttattttgcaaattcgagttaaaaaaagataaatctttttttatttatttatttattaattaattaattaattttttcccccaccacagttttttcagactttttcacattccgatgtgagccagccccctctttgttagggaagagtttattatttttttaattgtaacgttataaaatatgtagttttttGATTTCTTaaacagaaaatttaagctactgtgaagttgctgttgcacttttgcttaaacctgggttaaagcttgaaatagttgaatgacagaacctcatttactttttatttttgaattgttctatacattttaactcttgaggacaatcacagcaataaagttgcacttttgacaatatatctgatgtctgcagtcatttttaagtgcattaaaaaaaattgaaaatcgaatcgaaactcaaatttttctttaagaaatcggatttttttttaaggcaaaatcgcccagccctaataagaACCTTGTAAAATGATATGAATACTAGGTTTTCATACTTCCTATCCAAACTTATTATGTCTCTTCCTGCCCTTAGGGGAGAGTTGGAGTGTTGGCATGGCTCCATTGGATCAGGCAGGGTGTTGCCTCCTTATAAAGGAGGAGTGAATAGAATCTggtctctctgtctctcttcaTCCACAATGACTGCTGTTGCACAGTCAGTCAGCTAACTGCAGCCCTACATTTACAGCTGGTCCCGTCACCAGTGCAAGATTGAAACTTGacactttgggttttttttttttaatttaaattgtgaGTCTTATTTAACAATTCAACGTGTATTATTTATCTGAGTTTATTCTGTCTATAATTTGTGTTGCTGTTCTTTTCCAAAGGTAAAGATGCTCGCCTCCTTTGCATCAGTGCTGCTGATGGTCATCATAACGTTATCTGGTGCTTTCGCTCAGGAGTTTCATGAAGAGAGAAGAACTAACAAGAAATCCAGGCCCAAACCTCTCGCTGCAAATTTACAAGAAAGCCAAGGTAAGACTGAATCAGTAAAGAAAACTAAAACagagtacattttatttgttttattaaaaatgaggaTGCTGTAACATTATATTTCATGAAATGATTAAAGCACAAAGTGTTTTGATTGTATATGTCTTGGACTGCTCTCTGccctttaatatatatatatatatatatatatatattattataaatagaAATCAGAAGTAGAATCACTGCACTCACGACAAATCTACCAAAGTGAGAGagcttaaaatatatttttgcagaaaaagagaTCTGCATACTTGGatcaatgcaattaaaaaaattaattgccAAGCTTTtagtcagaattttttttattttacccttCATCAGggtaaaatttgtaaaaataaataaataaaaaatattattattaaatattttatttaatataataatgaagtaaaataaaaaatatttcgtccaaaataaaatgaataggaaatgataaaaatccattaaaagagataatgtgttgtgatgtctgtgtttatatttagaaagtgtctatttgtacggttgccgtatagacaacccctggtgctattggtacggttaccaaagtacacataCGTCGCGTCTTAGGGTTAGCTTATAATCCAATATCGCAGCATTTTTTggggttatggttaggtttagggtaaggtttagtcttagtcacgtgacctaaactgaccaatgactgacctatcatgtgacctaaactggccaaatactGTTAGggttgatacggcaaccgtacggatagccactgccttataTGTTTTATGGATATTTGCATACACTCATGATAAATACACTCTCCATTGAAAGTCTTGCTCTGTTCCCTCACAGACGTTCTCGGTGACGATTGTGCCTTGGAGCTCTCCTTCCTGTTGGACAGCTCTGAGAGTGCAAAGGAAAACCATGAGCAGGAGAAAATGTTTGCTATGGACATGGTGGACAGACTCCAGGGTGTTGGTCTGCAGACCGGCCGCAGCCTGGCTTTGAGGGTCGCTCTGCTGCAGTACAGCAGCCACGTTATCACAGAGCAAACCTTCAGAGACTGGGAGGGATCTGAGAACTTCAAGACTCGGATAACTCCCATCGTCTACATCGGCCATGGCACCTACACTTCTTACGCCATCTCCAACATGACTAAGATCTACCTGGAGGAATCTACTCCTGGCAGTGTTAGAATAGCACTGCTGCTCACAGATGGAATTTCCCATCCAAGGAATCCCAACATTTTCACTGCCGTTGCTGACGCCAAGAACCAGGGCATCAAATTTTTCACTTTGGGCATCACTCGGACAGCCAACGAACCATCAAACCTCGCCCTGCTTCGTCTGCTTGCAAGTTCCCCTGCATCTCGTTTCCTCCACAACCTACAGGATGAAGATCTGGTTGAAAAAATTGCCAAAGAAATTGTGAGTATGTTGCATGAAAAGAGGAGTATTTACTATGAATAGGCATCCTTTCCAAGTTGAAAACATGAACAGGCTTGTTCAGGTGTCAGTGAAGAGACAGAATAAAGACAATGCACCAGAGCAAGAATGAAAAGAATGACAGATCTGAATTGAAGCTGTCTCTACTAAAAAACTGTTGGAAATCCACAGAGGAGATTGTTTGCACCCTAAAGGGATTTCATCCTTATTTTTAATCTGGGTTcaaacatgtgtcaaactcatggcgcacaagatcaaataaaaatgacagtaaaCCTGAATGAATGAgggcttatattgcatgattgcagtcatttttaatgtttaacagtagaaaaaactccaaattcttaaaaaatccttaaattttcctcaagtTATGACATATTTCCCTTAGTTGAATACAAATTAGTCATGGAATCTATGAAATTTAGTGATGaacctgttgggactgatatttatcacgtATTAATTGGATATGGTCgatttcttacatttttgtattttctgtatatgttgaagtgcaaactaggcacaataatgttgaaattactcattttcctgcataaaatttgtggcctacttgagattaaactgctccatatttgccccctgaactaaaatgagtttgacacccctgccttaaaGCTGAAATCCGGAGATTCTGAGAAAtcttatgtttatgtatgattcttttgaaatgcgaaaaaatacttaacttgtcttttactatggtctactgccagtggtcattcatatacattcatgtatataagtccctccttcatcctatagacccctatgcATATGGAAACGATCGCGGCgagcgcccagccaataggcttcaagtTCCTGTtgttgagactgtcaatcaactgcgtacggaaacaaggccgtgcgtcacaacagcaaacagctaAAGATGATTTTGGCTCTCACCTGACCCATAAACATATATCATTGCGacccaatgcgaccttgttatgttctgcgatgcacatgcagaaaagtagaggcgtggcttctggtaaatCTCCGAAACTTTGGATATCATCTTTAAAGTTTctaattgcattattttaaagaGCATTTGGTCATTAGAAAGGGTTTTCCTTCCTTACATTATCCAATATtgctaatttacaacattgaaagtgtaattcagttcaattcacttttatttgtatagcacaaattacaataGTCATGTGGaaagtgctatcaaaatataaaatacttaagagaaaaagaaaaaacaacaaatacacatgaaCTTGATCCCTGCATTTGAGTAATTCATCCCACCAGATCTACAACAACATCACAGTTCTTCTACAGTTTCCTAATGTAAACAACAAAACTGATTTAGTGTGTGTCAGCAATATGTTTCTTCAAATTCAACTCTGTTGGATTTAttctctctttttgtgtttacaGATTGGCTTAGTGGATGAAGGGGTGAGGGATCTTTTAGTCATTATCACACATCCAAGCATTTAATGTGTCACAAACCCATCAGGTATGTATAAAGGATAAACACATATGTCTCTTTTTGAAGTGCCCTCTGGCTAAGAAATGTGCTTGTGAGAAAGGAGGGAGAGGGCCCAGTGGCCCGCCGGTGAGTATTTCACTTCAGACTTTCCTAAACATCACATAATCAAAGAAAATCTTTTCTTTGAACTGTCATAGTCATCTTTCAGAGGGATGGATTATTGAAACACTGTACTGAAAAAATGCACCAGGGTCCGGATATTTAAGTGATGATAATTGTGCAGCTTTTGCTCAGACAGGATAATTGCTTGCCTTCTCAGTATAGCTTAGAGGCATTTGTACAAGCAAAGTAAGTGAATAGATAGGTGGTCCGAACATACATTTCAATCTAAACCTATAGCAACAGAATAGAGAAAGATGGTGGTCTGCCATTCCCTGAGAAATATAGTTGTACGTCCTGTCTCAGCTtgagtttgtgcatttttcatgCGACATGAGATGTCCCCCGTGGAAACCAGAGGCACCACACTTAAACCTTCACTGCTTATAAAACCAGACCTATGGCCATCATAAATCTCACGTGCACCCCAACTGCGATCAAGATGCACAGAGCATTATGCAGTCGTGAAGGTGGTGCCGGCTGCATTAGGCAGCTGCGCCCATTATTCCACTTCATTCCCTTTATTTCCTAAACTTTATTCCTTGGATTGTTCAGGTTAGTCTCGTAGGTGGACAGCTGGCCAACCAGATGCTTTCAGCACAGGGAGATTCCTTGAATTCTTTGCACTCAGACTAAGAGGCTCTCATAATTGCTCTCATTAGTTTAATGGCCACAAACTAGAGATTTGTAGTGGATAGCAACTGACCCACGTTGTCCAGGTGCAGCTCAAAACAATGACTCCTGGCCATGAGGACAAGACACCTCATGTCCCAGAGGTGAAACTGTCATCACTCATCAGCCCTATGTTAAACATGAGGCAGTTGAACTGTTTCCAACCATACCTGTCGAGGAAAACTCTGCAAAAACTCTGTCAAGAccgttgtttttttgtgataatttcAAAAATCATTCTTTCTTTTGCAACAAGAATGCAAAAatatgaaaggaaataataaatcCAACATTTACCCTGATGTGATTTGGTTTCATTTTTCAGGGGAAGAAAGGTCGTCCTGGAGATGATGGAGCCCCAGGGATCAAAGGGTATAAGGTGTGTGGACACATGACCATTATTTTTGACCTGGGAGGCTTTGTCAACCTTTTTATATTGTATCTTGAGTTTCCCACACTGAACATttctttgtgcatttcatttattctctgttACTCGAGGAAATTACTGAGTAAAATGATCTAATATTGAATCTTAATTGATTCCATGATATTACACATCCCAAAAAGCAGATTAACTGAAAGTAGTAATGACATGGAGTCTATATTTTCACATCAGCAAGATACAGAAATGTAATGGGTAATTGAGAACCTTTGCTAAGTAATGAAAATATCTGTTTTTACTGGAACATCACTCACAGTGATCAGGCAGTGCACAGATGTTACACAATATGACCCTTCATTAATCCTCTGTTATGATTCTGTGATTCATTCCAACAGGGTGAAGCAGGATTTAGTGGTTTACCAGGTCGAGAGGGTGCTGAGGTACCATTTTTTTCCTCCTGATTTGATACAGACAATATCTttgaataatttaattgtatttttacaaaaaaatctctattttcagGGAAAACCTGGTTACAAAGGCGAGAAGGTATATCTGAGCAATAAAAAGTACCGACATTACTCTTAGTTGACATAATATAAGCCTTGTCATTTCTCTACAGGGTGAGAGAGGGGAATGTGGCACTCCAGGAATCAAAGGAGACAGGGTACAACGAAAAATTATGATGTGATATATCATGAACATTATATTCAGTATGATGACTCTAACTCTTTTTGTGGTGCACTTCAGGGTCCTGATGGGCAAGTTGGACCAAGAGGACCAAGAGGGCTGCAGGTCAGTGACCAGCAgtgttgggatcaattacaatcacgtcttcaattatccatgttcaattacaactcagttacgATTACGTTGGCCGGCATTTTATccaattccaattaaaattctaattttcctctgaaagtcaattacaattattttctcaattgctaaagttcaattacaattactgagcctttaatgaaTAAGCCCATTAAACAcaacattcctcttgtgttagctttctggtagcatctcttatgataactggtcagttttgatccatgtcttaaatcagctgtaaagtacactaaaaatatattatctatcatctaatttgttttgcaTCTCTTGgtgaccttgttaggcttccttatcaatgaaaatattggttttaatatttttgatggggaagtctgagctttttttgtgttAGTATAGCCCTTCGTTTTAAAATGGTAatgaaatgatcctcaagagaactagCAGGTAAACGTGatctgaaacatgttttaatagttgttaactatgtatgtgggagccatagaactgtaacatggttccccagttctaaatttaattacattgtaaatgccagtttttataaaatgttaatgCCAATGTTtattatctgaacttaattacaattcaattatgattaaaacagcaacatatttgttcaattatgactacaattataattacgtcataattgtaattaattaccaattatgtgattacgattagaattgaccccaaccctggtgaccATTTATACTCAACACTGAACACTTCTTACACTGCCAAATCCAACATCTTAACATAGATTAAAGGAacttgaaacatttttttttaaagtatgttGCGATGAATTTCCGATGACTATCTTCTTAAAGGTGTCGATCACTTCCTGTATTTTCCAATAACTTTTTGTAGCATTTAACATAGTAATAATTACATGATGTCAAAAGTTTTTCCAATCTCTACAGACTGTTAAAAggagtaaatgtaaatgtatggtGTCTCTTTCTTGTTCCGGCCTAGGGCGTACCAGGACCTCATGGGGATGTTGGATCAGAAGGCCCTCAGGGAAAGCAGGTCAGCACCATGTGACAGCATTACCTTTGCACACCTGCTATgacctttatatttattttaatgattgGCATAAACTTGAGGTTAGATCTTTACTACCTCCTTTGTAGGAAGCCCACAGCACAGAGGTCTGCTTGTTTTGTAATACATCCCTATGTGAAAATTTGGCAAAAAGTCAAAGTCTTCATTCCTGTTTTTACTCCTAATGGCTAGTATCCTGTTTCTAAATACAGACCATGAAACGCCTGTGGTGCTATCAACTTATTCAGCAAGAGTTGTAGTGACACACATGAAAAGAATCTGTAAAGGCAGTTTGTTGCCATGTGGGGACCTGttagaaaatgtaaaatgtctTGGTGGTCCCTGTGCATTAGTCTCAAAAACTACCGGTATATGTTTTTGGACAAGTTGTGACAACGTCTTTAACTTTACTGTATGCATTAAATGTCCTCACTGTTTACACAAGTTAGGATCAAGGATAATAGCACAAGATTAGACATCATGTGTTATCATCGAATTATTTGGCATAATCCCAAAATACctgtgaagagaaaaaaaaaaaagtttcattcACTATACAAAGGTGCTCAAATCTGGTCTTAGAAAGCTCGTGTTCAGCATGATTCAGGACCTCCAGGACTGGACTTGGGCACCTTTGCAGTAGGAGATGGACTCTTCCACTATGCAGTCCCTTCCCACTGCATGGTGGCCCTCCATGAAGACCTCAGATGTCAAAGCTTCATCTTCAGCCTCTAGTTTCTAATCTGTCTTTTCTTGCCCAATGACATGTGCATATACAGCTCTGTCTTCATCAAGAAAAATCAGATTGAACTGATCTTGTTGAATGTTAGTTAAAATGGCACTTTTATCAACACCAGTTCTTAGACTTCCGATCAACTCAATGGTAAGGTTTTTACTCTAGTTGAAACAATAGTTCTATGGAAGATTTAACCACATAGGAGGTTTGTTGGTCTGGTGCATTCAACTGTTAACTCATATATAGTAGAATCCATGCTTTCAGACCCACTGTAAGAAgtttaaaggtatagaggacgATTTTcacaaagtttagaaaagaatcACCCTCTGCACATGCACAGCACTCTACCTTGCTCAAGAGGGAACACCTACGTGTGCGAAAAAGCGTGCACGGGCCCCGTTTTCCTCGTggacagctctgtttacaagttagAGTCGGCATCTCTCACACAAGCTtaccttccaaaagaagatttgcacttttcccattatgtcagactcgccaccgataagtgaaaatacattttcaaagaacccggtgcgcaccgggcacgagcacgaATGATTGACCATTAGGAGGCTCAATAGTCTCGATGATCCACCTGGATGTTGAAGCCTAAATATAATcatccacaatacctttaatgtGTACAGGGGGAACGTGGCCCATCTGGCCCTCCAGGAGTCCAAGGGGAACCTGGCATTGGACTTCCTGGGTCCAAAGTAAGTGATCTTACCATGTATCTCTTATAAACATGTGTTTAATCTATgagtttttgtggttttttatgAAAAATGACTCTTTATATTTACCTGTAGGGAGACATGGGAGTTCAAGGTCGAACAGGCCATCCTGGTCCTCCAGGAGTGGGTGAACCTGGCCCTCCTGTAAGTAAAGATGCATCAGAACCTAGTGCTACCACTTTGTATTTGTGATATTAACAACGTATTTGTCAGGGACTGTTAATTAATATTAGAAAGGCCATATGCAAAGCAACATGAGGAATGGCttgattgacatttttttttatatatcttttttaCCCAATTTCTATTAATCATAGGGATCCCAAGGACTGCAAGGTATTCAAGGTGAAAAGGGGCCCCATGGAGAGGGCTTTCCTGGATCAAAGGTATATTTCAAAAGTATGTTCATTATAATGACAGGATTGATTTGTGGTGATACATAGATTATAGTGATCAATAACTATTTAAATCAATTGACTTAATTctccaaaagaaaatatacacaaacataTAAACCAACCAACATAAACCGTCAGTAGATTTGTATTGGCTGCTGTACCATCTGACTCAGGTAAAGGAATACACGTCACACAGGTGGTCATAACTACTACTATCCCCTCACAGTTGTTACATTTCCACTTTCGTTTCTAGCTATATGCAGATTATGTAATTGCATAGGGCCCCGCAAgacactgggggggggggggggggtcatttgTTTTGTAGATGGATAGCTAGAAAATTGTAATAGCGTACTTTATAGCAGTTCATGGACCATTTGATGGATTAGGAATCTCTCCATGTAGTTACACAAACAGTCTTGTATAACAAGAACAATGCATCTGTTTTTAATATCCAAAGAACTAGGTCTGGGCAATGTATCaaaattcaagatatattgacatttcaattttggcgatatagaaaaattacaatatcacctgtaataatatattttctatttatagcttattttgtattaaaatactcattttagaagttgctgctttcgctatttctcagaacagtatgaaaagcacagttggatgaattgctgagtgcatcctaatcCAGACCTAcccttaaacaagccacactataaaactcactcacacatgccgTCTATTGtgagagaaaaagccaaaagtggtacatattgtgcagcagtttgttaataaatgtgcctgtgtggcagaCTTTATTAGTTCACATTAATaagaaatatcaagatttataacgtatattgccattttgagaagtTATTGTCTTGAGCAAAAATGGTAATGGAAAACAGTTGAtgacattttaaatacattaatgttaacatttaaaatgctCGACTCCTGAATCTTGGAACCTACATTAAGTTTGCCAGGTCACTGTTTTTGGATGTGActgattttgaaaatatttaggGATTATATAGGGTTTGCCTACATAACTGGGTCATCCTGTAGTTCATATCCTTCATCTGAAAAAGCAGTCTCCGTTCCAGCTCATTGACATCACATCTCAAGTGTTCACTCAACCGTCCCGACACATTCTGCTTTCAATGTGGGATTACACCGTTGTCCCCCATGTTACAGCATGCTGCACCATTAAGTATAGGGAATAGCTCAACTTATACAAATAGCAAGCTGGGATTCAGCTCAGCCAACGAGACAACCACAGAGTCAGAGTTAATATGCTTGACTAGAGTAAGAGGGAAAGCAAACCAAAACCAAACCTGTGTGTGGATCTGACAATGGTAGTGTAGTAAACTTCTGTGAGTAAAAGCTTCCATGTAAAGAAGCCCTGCGGCACTTTTAATCATTGAGAGGAACACTTGTTGTACAAGTGCTGGAAATAGCCTGAGGCGATTAGACATCTGTTTAACCCATGGCAGACTTCCTAAAATGTCCAGCTTTACTACTGACCTGAATGTACACCGTAAATTAACATTTGCCAGAGGTGATCTGACTCTTGTCCAATTGTTGGCACGAAGATGTGAAAAACGGtcatacctggtggattaagtCACTTTGTTTTCTGACAACAGGAGCCAACATGCACATCTTTCAGAGTTTCTTCAGTGTTAACAATGCGTTTTCAGCCAACCTCCAGTGGCTGTGATGTAACTGACAGCAATGACCTGATTTTGTTCCACAGGGAGATCGAGGCTTCCCAGGACCGAGGGGGCAGAGGGGACAGCAGGGTTTAGGCATCAAAGGAGAAAAggtgtgttatatataatatactttaactttaagaaaatgtacatcaACATGTTCACAACAAAAGTTTCTGAATCTGAATGTGCAGATATTTACGACTAGGTTTGCTGTTTCTAAAGCTACCAATAATCTCTCAATGACCTGCAGTATATCCTTTAAATTTATAttcaaatacatatgtattatCAATCGGGTTGGCTTTTAAAGCCAACACCAACCTCAAAAACCAATGCAATGCGCCAATACAATAAAGAATATGTGAAAAAACTTCtgaaataagaacatttttgtttaatctgaTATATATCCTGaaacttaataaaataaactccTGCAAGGCAGCAGCTGTAAGAATTTCATAGATAAAGAGAATGTTAGTTCTATCCGACAGTGGTAAAGTAAATAATGTAAAGATTCAAAAAGCTACTCAAAGATAAATGTACTGACCCTTTTGGTAGTATCACACATTCTTATCAAAATATCACCTTTATCACCTACTCTACCTTAAAAAATACTGCCTCTTGGCTTTTTTGATGGACATTGAGCTGGGCCATATATGGTTAATGCTGGGCCACTCCTGGCCTGTGGACCATCATTTGAACAGATTTGCTTTACAGCCATTAAAAATCtgtcttttttatgttttcacttATTCCTTCTTACTTCCTCTCTGATTCATTTCCAATGCTAAATACTTGCAAAAATTACTGTTGGTCTTTAAGTAGGATAACTTTAGTAGAgctctatatatttatatattttgagCAAGCATCAGATGCAGGTTTTGGTGaattaaaaaatcaacaacAGAGCACCATCTGCTTGCTTAGAAGAGGTACTATAAATGTTTTGTGTTAACAAGAATCTTTAGAAATAATAATGTgcccagttaaaaaaaaatctgtatttctgCTTGTGTTTCAGGGTGAATTAGGACCTCTGGGTCCACCGGGACCAAACGGACCAACAGGAGTTGGCCTTCAAGGAGAGAAGGTCAGCACAATATAAtgctaaaaatgtaatttctatAAAGACATGTTGatttaacacacatttgaaagatgTGGATAGGTTGTGTTTGTTAATTACCAATTCCTTACTCTTTGCACAGGGTGTGGAGGGACCGAGAGGTCCTCCAGGGGTCAGAGGGCTTCCTGGAGAAGGTTTACCAGGACCAAAGGTTtgttaaaacagagaaaattcacaaatattactaacaccaTTTAGTTACCACACCCAACTCTCCTTTTGATACTAAGAATGAGCAACCATCCATTCTTAAGCCCATCGCTCCTGCCTtctgtgtgtaaaaatgtaaatgtcaatcTATGTTAGCTTTATGATTATTAGCAACCTCCAGTGTGCTGTTTGAAGATGAGGACGTATGTTCAATAGAAAACAGGagacattattttaaatttaaaaacctTAACGTGCATGCATATTTATTTGATGTATGATTAACAAATTATGTGAAATCTAGTAACTGTTTATTCAAAATGtttaagaataatttaaatactaCTTTAATTTAAAGGGTGACCAAGGCTTACCGGGAGAACAAGGATCCCCTGGAGACAGAGGTGTTGGTGAATCAGGCTCTAAGGTAAGACCAGCATGTAACCAGCAGGCTTCATTACTCACTTTGGTGCATGATGAATAAATATAGTGCACCAAGTGCACTATATTTAATTAAGTTAACAAATCCACTCATTTCTCAAAGGGAGAACCTGGAGCTGCTGGTCTTGGTGGTGTGCCTGGTCTTCCTGGAGAAGATGGAGCTCCTGGGCAGAAGGTAAAGTCCATCAGTTTAGCAGTGGCTGGCCTTCACCATGCAGTCATTTAACTGTCTGTAATACTTCATGTCATGTCAATGCATTTTAGAAACATTCCTTTGCTTCATTAGGGTGAGCCTGGTTTACCTGGTTCAAGAGGTGCTGAGGGAGCCCAGGGAATTGGTACCCAAGGAGAAAAGGTACAGTATGTTTAGGTGCTGTAGTTTTATTTGCTGCTTAGGTTTCATCACATGTGtcatttggatgtttttctaTGGATTCTCACTGCCAGGGTGACCAGGGCCTGAGGGGAATCCGTGGATTACATGGGCCTCCAGGAGTATCAGGACCGTCTGGACCAAAAGTAAGACCTTACAGAACCAATGAGAAATCTAAACCCTAAAGAACGTTTCCTATTTGTAGTAAAGGTCTTTCATTTTTTGGTCTGTTTTCATACTTTACGTTTTTAACAAACATTTATGACACATAAACAAACTGATCAGAGCCAACAAAACAATGCGTCTAATCATTGTTGGTTTTGTTCAGAGACGAGCACAATGTGGCTTCTGATGCCAACTTTTATCTTCAGGGTGAACGTGGTGCACCAGGCCAGCAGGGTGTACCTGGGCAGCCAGGAAGGGCCATATCAGGTCCAAAGGTAAACTACAAGACGACTCACAATCCATGTGTTTTAATTAATGCACGACCGGAAAAACAATACAATGTTGCCATGCTATTTCTCTCTAACCTACTGGTTTGGAATCCAGGGTGATCTTGGTCCTGCTGGTCCAACTGGTCCTATTGGTGAAACAGGCCATGGACTACCTGGTCCAAAGGTCAGTACTGTTATTTCAGTTCTTACGAGGTGTTGTCTGTGCTTTGAAGtttatggttttaaatccttaaTAATGAATGTTGTTTTAACAGGGTGATCGAG
Encoded proteins:
- the col28a2a gene encoding collagen, type XXVIII, alpha 2a encodes the protein MLASFASVLLMVIITLSGAFAQEFHEERRTNKKSRPKPLAANLQESQDVLGDDCALELSFLLDSSESAKENHEQEKMFAMDMVDRLQGVGLQTGRSLALRVALLQYSSHVITEQTFRDWEGSENFKTRITPIVYIGHGTYTSYAISNMTKIYLEESTPGSVRIALLLTDGISHPRNPNIFTAVADAKNQGIKFFTLGITRTANEPSNLALLRLLASSPASRFLHNLQDEDLVEKIAKEIIGLVDEGCPLAKKCACEKGGRGPSGPPGKKGRPGDDGAPGIKGYKGEAGFSGLPGREGAEGKPGYKGEKGERGECGTPGIKGDRGPDGQVGPRGPRGLQGVPGPHGDVGSEGPQGKQGERGPSGPPGVQGEPGIGLPGSKGDMGVQGRTGHPGPPGVGEPGPPGSQGLQGIQGEKGPHGEGFPGSKGDRGFPGPRGQRGQQGLGIKGEKGELGPLGPPGPNGPTGVGLQGEKGVEGPRGPPGVRGLPGEGLPGPKGDQGLPGEQGSPGDRGVGESGSKGEPGAAGLGGVPGLPGEDGAPGQKGEPGLPGSRGAEGAQGIGTQGEKGDQGLRGIRGLHGPPGVSGPSGPKGERGAPGQQGVPGQPGRAISGPKGDLGPAGPTGPIGETGHGLPGPKGDRGHPGLLGLSGPKGEGSPGPVGPPGLPGLPGEPGPEGVGLPGPKGDIGFRGLPGPPGPPGEGLQGPPGNVGRPGPSGPTGPQGEGIQGPKGEPGVQGKPGPRGPQGDGVAGAKGDRGLQGERGMKGTKGELGDLGVPGESGRPGTKGEPGLTRDDVIRLIKEICGCGIKCKERPMELVFVIDSSESVGPENFEIIKDFVTRLVDGTTVGRNATRIGLVLYSLDVQLEFNLARYVAKQDVKQAIRRMTYMGEGTYTGTAIRKATQEAFFSARTGVRKVAIVITDGQTDKREPVKLDIAVREAHAANIEMYALGIVNSSDPTQAEFLQELNLIASDPDSEHMYLIDDFNTLPALESQLVSQFCEDENGALIYNRISNGLWNGNNGLGLNGKNGEGETNNGYGNNGYGYVYENDGNSYNNQEETQNQRRTSSRGRGDTFTLPISADPRPVKVEDDDDDGEDLDIRAQVRSGSTVAIVNKTTFLLPLREFSISNREALSSSRSSLSSFTTNKVQPVLPEETPLPDPRCNLILDQETCRDYNIRWYYDKQANACAQFWYGGCGGNDNRFETEVECKKTCVLVRTAG